Part of the Actinomyces howellii genome, TCAGTCACCGGTCCAGTCACCGATCCAGCCACCGGCTCAGTCACCGGTCCAGCCACCGCATCAGTCACCGGTCCACGGTATCGCGCCGGGTCAGGACCACGGCGGCCACGACCGCGCCGATGAGCCAGGCGGACACGACGGCCAGGCCCTTGCCGGTCTCCCAGGCGCCGGTGGGCTCAGCCACCGCGAACTCCGCCGGCAGGAGGGCCTCACGCATGAGCTCGGCCGACCAGCGCACCGGGAGCACGGAGAAGGCGTTGACCATCCAGGCGGGAAGCTGGCTCAGGGGGAAGAAGATGCCGGAGACGAACTGGAGCATGACGACGATGGGGGTGACCACGCCGGCAGCCGCCCGGGACCCGGGCATGACCCGACCCAGGGCCAGCCCCAGGGCCGTGCAGGTGGCCACCATGAGCACGAGGACCACGGCCAGCAGCCCCCAGGAGCGCGCCTGCCTGGGCAGGTCGACGTCGAGGAACAGCCTGGCGATGAGCAGGAGCAGGGCCGCGTTGAGCAGCGCGAGGATCGTGTTCGACAGGCACTTGGCCACGACATGCGCCCACTGCGGTGCGGGCAGGACCGCCAGGCGCTTGAGGTAGCCGTTCTCCCGCTCTCCGGCCACCGTGATCGCCAGGTTCTGCAGGCAGGTCGTCATGACCCCGGTCGTGATCATGGCGGGCAGGAGGTACTCGGCGTAGGAGATCTCGCCGATGAGGTCGCCGGGGAAGACCGCGTTGAAGATGACGAGCATGAACAGCGGGTAGAGGAACTGCATGGCGAATCCGGCGGGCTCACGCACGAAGGACAGCAGGCTCGTCCAGGTCAGGGTCGCCACGGCGACGGGCGGCGGGCCGGGGCGCCGGCGCTCGCGGGAGGCGGGGGCACGCCCGGTGGCGGGGGCGGGCTCGACGGTCGCGGTGGCGGTGGCGGTCATGGGTGCTTCTCTTCTCTTCAGTGGCGGGTCTGGTCTCGATGGCGGGGCGGTCATCGGGGCGGGTGGTGCGTTCCGGTCAGGCCGCGTGCCTGGCGACGAGCTCGAGGTAGTGGTCCTCCAGGGAGGGGGCGTGGATCTCGATGCCGGGGACCTCGCCGTCGGGTCCTGCCAGGCGCTCGGTCAGGCGGCGCACGACGGCGGTGGGTGTGGCCGTGCGCTCGGAGTGCTGGACGCCGTCCTCCATCCAGGTGACGGTCCGCAGCTGCCCGACGCTCGAGGCCAGCTCGGCGGGGGTACCGCGCTCGACGACGTGCCCGCCCAGGACGATCGCGACGTCGTCGGCCAGGTGGGCGGCCTCGTCGAGGTAGTGGGTGGTCAGGAGCACCGTCGTGCCGTCGTCGCGCAGGTCCTCGACCAGGCCCCAGAAGGAGCGGCGCGCCTCGGGGTCGAAACCGGTGGTCGGCTCGTCGAGGAAGAGCAGCTCGGGGCGGCCGACGATGGCCAGGGCGACGTCGAGGCGGCGGCGCCGCCCTCCGGAGAGCCTCGCGGCACGGGTGCGGGCGTCGTCGGCCAGGCCGACCCGCTCGATGGTCTGCGCGACGTCGGCCGGGCTGGAGTGGAAGCGGGCGACATGCGTCACGGCCTCGCGAACGCTTAGGTCGCCCAGGTCGGTGGCGGACTGGGAGACCACCCCGATCCGCGCCCTCCAGTCCCGCGTGGCCCGCTCAGGGTCCTCGCCCAGGACACGGAGGGTGCCCGAGGCGCGGCGGCGCAGGCCCTGAAGGATCTCCACGGTCGTCGTCTTGCCCGCCCCGTTGGGGCCCAGGAGCGCCAGGACGGTGCCGGTGGCGACAGTGAGGTCGAGGCCGCGCAGCACCTCCTTGTCGCCGTAGGACTTGGTCAGGGCTCGGATCTCGATCGCGTGGTCGGTGCTCATGGCGGCAGTCTTCACCGACCGGACCCGGCCCGGAAACGACCGCCCGGGCCACACGGGTGTCCACCGGTCGGTGGACGGCACCCGCCCGCCTGCGACGCAGCGCCCGCACCACCCCGGCGAACACGTCACGTCACGCCCGACTGCCCTGCTTCGACCAGCGTTCTCAGGCCTAACGTGACGTGTTCGGCCTTCCGGGGCGTCCCGGAGCCCGGCACCGAGACGGACCACAGCCCATGACAGAACTCACTCGGATCACTCGGATCACTCGGAGGACAGCTCCCCCGGCGTGACACGGGGCAGCGTCCGCGCAGCCAGCCAGGCGGAGGCCCCGCTCAGTGCACCGCAGCCCACGGCGACGAGGACCGTTCCCACGGCCTTAGCCGGCAGGTCGATGGCGCTGAGCCCGACTCCGCTGAGCAGGACCACGAGCAGGGGCTCGGCTGCGACCCGTGCGAGCAGCCCACCGAGCAGTGCGGCCACGGTGGCGGTCAGCGCAAACCCCGAAGCCGTGGTTGTGCGCAGCTGCCCACGTCCGTAACCGAGGGCGGCCATGATCGCGTAGGTACGCCGGTCGGCGGCGATCGCCGACATCGCGAGAAGCAGCGTGACCACCGATGCCAGGAGGACACCGATCGTGGTCACCAGGGCGACCACTCCCCGCAGAGCCAGCTGGACCATCGACACCACGGAGGAGACCTGGGCGCGCCCAGCCGTGGCAGAGATGCCGGGTTGCTCATTGAGGGAGTCGACCAGCTCCGCGACCTGCGTCTCGTCCGGAGGGGACTCGAAGGCGACGTAGTAGTAGGGGCTGGGCTCGCTGGGGACGAGACGCTGGAAGGCGTCCTCGCCCAGCCACATCGTCAACCCCGCCTGGTTGACCGTGTCGTACAGGCCGACGACCTCGTAGGACGTGGCGCCGTTGCGCCCCGTGTCGATCTCGACCTCATCGCCGAAGGCCGCGTCGATGGAAGAGGCCAGCCCGGAGGCGAGCAGGATCTCCCGGTCGTTGGCCGGGAGCCTCCCCTCAGCGATCCGCAACGAGGCGGGGAAGTCGTCGGAGACTGTCGCCACGACTGTCCGACCGCCGATCCTCACGTTCGCCGCGCGGTGCGCAGCGACGTAGGTCGGGTTGTCCAGCCCCACGTCGGCCACGGCACTGCTCAGAGCCGCGTCGAAGACCTCACCTGGACGGTCGGTCTGAGTGACGACGGTCGCCGTGACGTCATAGGCGTCGAGCCCCAGCAGCTCGATGACCCGATCCCGCGTCGCGAAGGCCGATCCCAAGGGCACGAGCGCGCCCATGAGGAAGGAGAAGACCAGCGCTGTCACGCCTAGGCTCAGGTAGCGTCCCGGCGCCCGGAGCACGTCCTTGAGCGTGAGCGCGATCCTGGTCGGAGCAGCGACGAGCGAACCGAGGGACGGCCCTGGCCACCGGCGCCCCTCGACCCGCATCTGACTGTCGAGTGCCGCGCGAGGGTTGAGCCTGGTCAGCACCCGTGTCGAGAACACCGCCGTCACACAGACCAGTCCGACAACGACCGCGACCGAACCGAGCAGCGGCCAGGGCACGAGCACCGGCATGGAGCTGAGGCCGTTCGTTGCCAGGTAGACACGGCCCAGCGCCGGGATCGTCCACACGGAGATCATGGCGACCAGGAGAGCACCGAGCGTGCTCAGCGCAACCAGGCGCGTCCCCAGCCGCATCCGGATCTGGCCGGTGCTCATGCCCAGGACCTTGAGAACTCCGGAGTTCCGCCACTCCCGGCGCAGAAGGACCGAGCTGACGTGCCGTAGGACGAAGACAAGGATCAGGCCAAGAGCCACCGCGGTGACCAGGAGCACCGCACTGACGATGCCGGGAATGATCGCGTAGGTGCGCATGATGAAGGAGCTGTCGTAGGCGAACTCCGCATCCCCCACCCAGTCGAGATCACCCAGCACGTCCTCGGCACTGGGCTGGTCGGCTCCGTCCTCAACGGTGAAGGTCACCAGGGTCACGAGGGCGAGCTGGCCGGACGAGGCCTGCGTGTCGGCGAGCAGAGCGTCGAAGGCATCCGAGTTGAGGACGGCCCGCTTGTAACCCATCATGGGAGAGCCGAACACCGGGTCATCAAAGGTCCCGACCAGCCTCAGCGTGAGCTCCTCGACACCGGAGTCGACAGTAAACTCATCGCCGGTCGACAAGCCGAGGGCTGAGGCCGCGCTGTTGGGCAGGATGACATCGCGATCAGAGACGAGCGCATCACTGTCGAGAGACGTTCCCGGTTCAAGATCGTCGACAGAGGTCAGGTTGAGGGTCGCCTCCTCGTCATGCGCCGAGGCCGTCACCGCGATGCTCACGCTCGTGTCCACCCCATCGACCCCGGGTGTCGCAGCCAGGTCCGCCACCTCGTCGTCCAGTTCCTGAGAACCGGTGAAGCGGATGTATGCGTCGGAAGACTGAGCCCGGTCATACAGAGCCCTCTGACTGTCGTTGTTGGTGAGCATCCCCCCAACCGTTGTGGCCAGCAGCGCAGTGATGAGCATCGAGACGAGGACGATGACGATGCTGAACACCCGGTCCCGTCGCAGGTCCCGGAGAGCGAGGAGCTGCGAGGCCCGCAGCGGCCGCCTCACCATCCCATCTCCTGCAGCCATCGCGCCACCTTGGCCTCGCGGTCGGCCAACGGCACGTCACGCGCACCGGCGTCGAGCTGAGCCACGATCCGGCCATCTCGCAGGTAGATGACTCGGTCGCCGCGAGCCGCCGCGCGGGGGTCATGAGTGACCATGACCGTCGTCTGCCCCTCAGCATTGGCCTGCTCGAGCAGGTCGAGAACGGTGCGACCGGCAGAGGAGTGCAGAGCCCCGGTCGGCTCGTCCGCGAAGAGGACGACTGGGTCGGTCAGCAGTGCCCGCGCGATCGCCGCACGCTGTTGCTCACCTCCCGATGCCTGACTGGGCGGTCTGCCCATCGCATCGGCCAGCCCCACCTTCGCCAGCAGCTCGTCCGCGCGGCGCAGAGCCCGTCGACGATCCGAGACCCGCCGGGAGTTCAGTCCCGGAAGAGCGACGTTCTCGCGCAGGGACAGGTGCGGGAGAAGATTGATCTGCTGGAAGACGAACCCGACTCGACGCCTGACGGCCGTCAGGGAGCGTTCGCCGAGCCCGTCGATCCTCGTTCCATCGAGCACGACACGACCCGAGGTCGGCTGGTCCACCCCGCTCAGGCAGTACAGGAAGGTCGACTTTCCCGCTCCCGAGCTCCCCATGATCGTCACGAACTCGCCACGTTCCACGACCAGATCCACGCCGTCGAGGACCGTTGCCTCCCGGCTTCCGTACCGCTTGACGACGCTACTCGCCTCAATCACTGCCCCCACTGCGTCACCACCTCATTTTCTTCCTGAGACCGTTATTCGATACTCGAGACGGCCGGTGGCCACTCGGTGTCAACCGAGCCGCATCGGGGCGGTGGACGACGTGACGACCACGTCCTGCTCCCGGACGTCTCTTATCTTCGTTCGTCGGGGTTCTGAGGATCCCGCCACCTGCCCCGCGGCACCGCGAGGGCGCTGACGAGCGTCTCCCCGCTGCACGCCCACACCCCGCCGTAGCGGGAGCCGCCGGCCCCGCCGGCTTCCAGGCTCACCACGAAGGTCCCGTCCGGGTCGATCACGACCTCGGCCTCCTCGAAGCCGAGCCACACGCCCTCCAGTGGGAACCACGCCTTGTACACGCTCTCCTTGATGGAGAACAGGAGACGGTCGAAGCACACCTGCGGATGCTGCGCGAAGAGCCGGGCGCACCGGCGGGACTCCTCGGGCGAGGCCACCTGCCTCTCGACGCCGTCGGGCAGCGGGGCGTTGGGCTCGGCGTCGATGCCGATCGCGTCGAGAGCCTCCGCCGGGGCCACCGCCGCGGCCCGGTAGCCGGCGCAGTGGGTCATCGAGCCGACCACGCCACGGGGCCAGACGGGCTCGCCGTGCCGGCCCGGCACCTGGACCGGGCGCTCATGTCCCAGGGCGCGCAGCGCCCAGCTCGCGCAGCCGCGCACCGTCGTGAACTCGGCACGCCGCTTGTCCACGGCCCGGGCGATGTAGTCGCGCTCCTCCGGGTGCAGGCAGACGCTCAGCTCGGTGCGGGTCTCGACCACGACCACCGGTTCCAGCACGATCGCACTCAGCAGCCGCGGCGTCGTATCTGCGCCCATCAGGCCTCCAACAGGATCGTGACCGGACCGTCGGCCTCCATGTCGATCATCATGTGGGCGCCGAAGCTGCCCGTGGCTACCTCCAGGCCGCGCTCGCGCAGCCCGGCGGCGACCGCCTCGACCAGGGGCTCGGCCACCGGGCCGGGCGCCGCCGCGTTCCACGAGGGGCGCCTGCCCTTGCGCACGTCGGCGTAGAGGGTGAACTGGGAGACGACGAGAACGGGGGCGCCCAGGTCAGTCACCGAGCGCTCGGACCCACGCCCCGACCCGCCGGCCTCGGCGTCCTCCCCGGGCTCGAAGAGCCTCAGCTCGGCGATCTTGCGGGTGATCGTGGCGACCTCGGCCGGACCGTCGTCGTGCGTGGCGCCGACGAGGGCGAGCAGGCCGGGCCGGGTGATCTCGCCGACGACGACGGGCCCGTCGGCCCCCTCGACACGGACCGCGGCGCGGCGCACCCGTTGCAGGACGGCGCGCATCAGTGCCAGCCCGTGCCCGGACCGCCGCGCCCGGGCTTGCGGATCCTCGAGCGCACCGTGACCGGCTTGAACATCTTGAGTGCGGGGCGCACGTCGGCCAGGTAGACGCAGCTGGCCACGACAGCCAGCAGCCCGAACATTGAGGCCGCCCCCATGAGGACGATGACCGCGGCGGCCCCACCGGTGACGGCCAGCCAGAAGCCCTTCGTGCGCTTGCCCGCGGCGACGAAGTGCTCCGCGGGACGCAGGAAGGCGTCGATGAACGCCCACAGCCCCAGGACGATGGCGATGACGTGCATGGCGGTCCCGATCCACTGGACAGCCAGAACGACGTACACGGCGATGGTCTCCATGATGGTCACCTCTCCACCCTATCGGTCGTGTCACTCCCCCGACACCGCGAGATCGGGACTAATGACACCTCGAGATCGGGGGAAGTGGCACCGCGAGATCGGGACTTATGGCACCTCGAGATCGCCGCATCTGGCACAGTTCTGGCGCAGCGTGCCAGGTGCCCCGCTCGGCGTCGAACACGGGGGCCTCCCGCATCGCCGATGCACGACCCGGCCTCGACCCGACAGGGCGGGTGCGGTGCGAGCGGTGGGCCCGGTCGACGGCGTTGCCAGCACGGGTTGACGGGCCGGCGCCCCGGCGTGACGGTCAGCCGGGGGCCTCCGCAGCGGGCGGCCCACACCCCCACCAGGGTGTGATGCACAGAACAGACATGTGATGGCCGGGGGTCGGCGGGGAGAAACCGCGGAATCCCGCGGATCCCCCCGGCCAGCCCCCATCGCGGGGACGGCCGTGGAGGCCTGAGATGTGCAACGACCCCCTCGACGCACACAGACACCCGCTCCGCCTGCTACAAGACGATCATTATTCCGCTCAATCACGGGCGTCGGCCTGGGCCGCGAGGGTAGTTGATGTGTGCACCACCTCGCCGCCCCCACCAGCACACCCACCCACGGAGGTCGAGGCCGGGCCCCCGGTCCAGCCGACACCGACCAGCCCGGCCCCGGCATGCCCCCGGACCGGCCAAGGCCGGCCAACCCGGCCCCGGTCCGGCTCCGGTCTGGCCAACGCCGACCAGCCCGGTCCCGACCCGGCCCAGTGCCGAACACCACGGCTGACAGGGCACACACCCCGTCCCCGCACACCCCGACCACCCTCGACCGGTCATGTAACTCCCGACCGGTCATGTAACTCTCGACCGGGCTTTCGCTGTCACATAGACGGTCGACAGTCACATGACCGGTCGATGAAGAGACGGGCCGGACGCCCCGGCGGGGGCTCGGCGAGAAGACCAGCCCGATGTACCACTTCCCCCGAACTCGAGGTGCCACTTCCCCCGAACTCGAGGTGTCACTTCCCCCGAACTCGAGGTGTCACTTCCCCCGAACTCGAGGTGTCACTTCCCCCGATCTCGGGGTGTCATAAGTCCCGATCTCGAGGGGAAGGGAGACCGGCCGCGCTCAGCGCAGCAGACCGGGGCGCAGCCCGGCTCCCGGGCGCTGGGCAGGGCTTGCCTGGGCGCGGCCCTCGGGGGAGACGAGGAGCTCCTGGACGGCGTCGACCCGGTCAGCAGACGGTTCCCCGGTCGAGCCGGCCAGGACCGCGCCGAGGCCCGCAGCGCCACCAGGGCCGCCGAGGCTCGCCACGCCACCGGGGCCGGCGAAGCCGCCAAGGCCAGCGGCGCCACCGGGACCACCGGCCTGGGGCCCGTCGTCGACATCGACCACCTCAACGGTCAGCGCCTCCTCGGGCGGCACAGCTCGTCGCAGCAGGGCCAGGGCGAGGGGCCCGTAGTCGTGGTGGCGCACCGCCGAGGTGACAGCGCCCACCACCGCCTCGCCCATCCGCACCGCCGCCCCCGGCACGGGGGTGCGCCCAGTCAGACCGTCGAGCTGGAGCACCGTGAGCCGACGCGGGGGGCGTCCCAGGTTGAGGGTCCGCGCGACCGTCTCCTGACCCGGGTAGCAGCCCTTGGTGAGGTGGACGGCTGTGCGCAGCCAGTCGAGCTCGTGGGGGATGGCCCTCTCGTCGACCTCGCGGGCCCAACGCGGCCGGCCGGCCTCGACCCGCAGGGCCTCCCAGGCCAGCGAGCCGGCCGCCTCAGCTCGCGCGGAGACCTGCGTACCGGTGCCAAAGGCCTCGACGACCTCGGTCACCACCGCTGCAGGCACGAGCACCCAGCCGGCGTCGTAGGAGGAGCCCGGGTGGGGGCGGGTCAGGCCGACGTCGTAGCTCGTCCCACCCTCGACCACACCCGGCCACGGGTCGCGCCAGGTGCCCAGCAGCGCGTGCGAGGCCCCCACCTGCACCTGGCGGGCCGCCTCCTCCACTCCCGCGACGCCCGGTCCCATCGCCCCCAGGACCGCCACGTCCTCCCGGGAGCGGACCTCGACGCGCAACATGAAGCGCATCGAGTCGAGAAACTCCGCCAGACCCGGGCCCCGGCCGGCCTCGGTGACGAGCAAGAGGCGCTCGCCGTCGTCGAGGGCTGCCAGGGCGTGGGTGATGCGCCCTCGGGAGTCAAGCAGGAGGGTCTCGGCGCCGCCGTCGTCAGGGGCCAGGGAGGTGAGCACCTGGCTGGACAGGGTCGTCATCCAGCTGAGCCGGTCGGGTCCCGTCACCTCGACGACGTCGCGGGCCAGGGCACTCACCGCGCGACCGGACTCCAGGAGGACCTGCTCGCGCAGGGGGTCGCCGAAGTGGGCCGGGACGAGGGCGTCGGGGTCGTCGGGCGGGTTGTCGACGGCGCCCGGCCGAGCGTGCAGCGGTGAGCGCTTCATCGCAGCTCGTCAGGGTCGGTGGCGGGCGGCGCGTCGGCCAGACCCGTGGCAGGCGGCGCGTCGGCCGAGTGGGTGGCGGGCGGCGCGTCGGCCGGACCGGTAGGGCTGGTAGGGCCGGCCGGACCGGTCGAATGAGGCTGACCGGTCGGGCCCGCTGCGCGGCCCGCAGGACCTGTGCCGGCCCGCCCGGCGTCGTCGCCCGCTTCGTCGCCGGTCTCGCGGCCGGTGCCGGCCCCGGTCTCGCGACCGGTGTCCTCCTCGGTGTCGTCCTCGATGCGGCCCAGGCGCCCCGAGGCGTAGGTGCGCAGGTCCTCGGCCCCGAAGGCGGCCATGTCCTGGGTCCACATGAGGTCCCCGCCGACGAGCCCCACCATGCGGCTCATCTCGGTGACCTCCGCCGCGGTTCGCGTTCGACCCACGGCCTGAGTGGTCAGCTGGGCGCGCGGCCCCTGGATCCAGCCCTCCCACACCGCGACGTGGCCCGCGGGGTCGGTCGAGACGAGCTCGAGGGAGGTCACAGGGGTCGGCGGGGGCCCACCGACGCCGTCGGCCTCGGGCACCTCCTGGCCGACAGGGCGCCAGTAGGAGGTCTCAGTCGACCACACCTGGGCGGGCGTGAGGCGGGCGGCGCCCTCACGGCCCGGGGTCTCGAAGTCGAGGTCCTCCGAGCGCGTGGAGTCCACCGTCCAGATGGTCGTCACCTGTCGCAGGTACGGGCCGCCGTCGTGGTCGAAGACCATCTCCTGGACCACGGCCTGCTCGGGCACGGTCTCGCCGTAGGTGAGGATGCCGTAGCCGCGCCACCGGCCCACGAGCCACGCCAGGGGGTAGATCTCGGGGGCGAGGTCGTCGGGGAGTGTGAAAGCCATGCCCGCAGGTTACGTGCCCCGACACCGGAGCGGAAAAGCGCGTGGCGGGCGGCGGCCGAGGCCGGGTACCCGCCCCTGGCGTCATGACGAAATGAGACACCCGAGGCCATCCCCAGGATCTCGACGACGACGGACCCGGAAGGGGACGTCGGGCCGGAGAGCGCCAGTCGGCGCGAATGCCGCTCGTGGCGGCTTGAGGTGGAGCCCGGGGCCCGTCACGGCCCGACGTCGGACCCAGGGTACCCCCTGACGGCGGGGCCTCGCCGCGCAGCCAGCACCCGGGCTCAGGACCGGGCCGAACCCGGGCTCAGGACCCGGCCGGGACCCGGGCCGGACCCGGCCGGGACCCGGGCTCAGAACCGGGCCGAACCCAGGCCGGGACCCGGGCTCAGGACCAGACCGGACCCGGGCCGGACCCGGCCTCAGGGCTCGGTCGGGGCCTCGAGGCGGTAGCCGACGTTGCGCACGGTGCCGATGAGGTAGTCGTGCTCGGTGCCGAGCTTGGCGCGCAGACGTCGGATGTGGACGTCGACCGTGCGCGAGCCGCCGATGTAGTTCTCCCCCCAGACCTCGTCGAGCAGGGCGTCACGGGTCAGGACCCGCCCGGGGTTGAGGGCCAGGTACTTGAGCAGCTCGAACTCCTTGTAGGTGAGGTCGATGAGCGTGCCCCGGATGCGGGCGGTGTAGGCGGTCGTGTCGATGACGAGCTCTCCGACCTCGATCCGGTCGTCGTTGACCGGCTCGAGCACCGTCGTGCGGGTGCGCAGGAGGCGCAGGCGGGCGGCGAGCTCGGCCGGGCTGGCCCCGGACATGACGAAGTCCGCGGCCCCCCAGTCGGGCTGGACCACCGCCGCCCCACCCTCCTCGAGCACGACGAGGATCGGACCGCAGTCCATGGGACCCGACAGGAGCTGGCACAGGGCGCGGGCGCGCATGAGGTCGCCGCGGGCGTCGACCATGACGACGTCCGCGCGGTCGATCGCGGCGTAGGACGAGGGCGTGGGTGTGAGGCACTCGACGTGAGAGTCGAGGAAGCAGGCCGACGGAAGCGCGGTGGCCACGTCGGTCTCGTGGGTGAACATGATGATGTGCACGCCTCGTTCTCTCCTTCCGCACTGGGCGGGGCTCCGGGTGACAGTGAACCACATCGTGTCGTTACAGGTATGGGACGATGCCCCTGTGAGCACCCAGGACACCACCTCCTCGACGCCCGCCGATCCTCGGTCAGGCGCCGCTCCCCGTCCAGGCAGCCACGGGACCCGCCTGGGAGGCAATGAGCCCACGGAGATGGGGCTGGTCGACCCGGCGTGGACGCGCCTGGCCGTGGCGGGCGTCGTCCCCCTACTCCTGGCGGTGTCGGCCGCGCTGCCCTCGTGGACTCGGCTGCTCGTCGTCGTCCTGCTCATCCCGCTGGTCGCCCAGGGCTGGCCGGCCCTCGTGCGCTCCCAGCACGACCAGGGCTCGACGGCCGTCGTCGCCCTGACCGGTCTGATCTCCGCGGTGGCGGTCTCCCTGCGAGAGGACTTCGGCAGCGCGGGGGTGGTCATGGCCTTCAGCGTCCTGGCGGCCTTCGTCGCTCAGATGCTGCGCCGCGACGGACGGGAGGGGCTCGTCGAGGACCTGTCGGCCACCGTGACCGGCTGCCTCATCGTGGTCTCGGGCGCCGGCTGGTGCGCCCTGGAGCGGGGGCTGGCCGACCCCGCCGTGGCCGTGCCCTGCGCGCTGGCGCTGTTCACCGGGGCTCTGCTCACGGTCCTCGAGGTGCGCGCCACGGTCCTGGAGGCCCTGACCATGACGGTACCGGCCCTCGTGGCGGGCGTCGCCGGCGGTGCCCTGGCCGCCGTCGGGTTCTTCGGGCCTAGCCACGTCGGACCGGTGGCCTCCCTGCAGTCGGCCGCGGCGTGCCTCGTCGTCGGATTCGTGGCCGGCGTGCTCATGGCGGCCGCGAACCGCGTGCTGTGGACGCACCGCTGGGTTCCCGGTGGGCGCGCGGCGGTCGCCAGCGCGATCGTCCCGATCCTGGCGCTGGGCGCTCCGGTCTACGCCATCGCCCGGCTCATGGGCGCCTTCGTCGCCGGCTGACCCCTTCCCCCCCCCGCCCTCACCCCCTCCCCTTCTCGCGCCCCTTCCCGCGAGATCGGGACAAATGACACCGTGAGATCGCCGCATCTGGCACGGTTATCCACAGGTGTCGACGATACGGTGGTGTCCGAGGCTCCTGTGCGCGCAGGCTTCAGGCATGTGCCCTGCATCTCATCACCCCAGCCCCGCGAACCACGCACCGCCCCCTGCTGTCGGCATCGACGACGCCACCGGCCCGGTCCCCGACGACGCCACCGGGCCGAGCCCCAGCGGCACCACCCGCCCGAGCCCCGACGACGCCACCGGCCCGGTCCCCGACGACGCCACCGGGCCGAGCCCCAGCGGCACCACCCGCCCGAGCCCCGACAACGCCACCGGCCCGGCCC contains:
- a CDS encoding ABC transporter permease, coding for MTATATATVEPAPATGRAPASRERRRPGPPPVAVATLTWTSLLSFVREPAGFAMQFLYPLFMLVIFNAVFPGDLIGEISYAEYLLPAMITTGVMTTCLQNLAITVAGERENGYLKRLAVLPAPQWAHVVAKCLSNTILALLNAALLLLIARLFLDVDLPRQARSWGLLAVVLVLMVATCTALGLALGRVMPGSRAAAGVVTPIVVMLQFVSGIFFPLSQLPAWMVNAFSVLPVRWSAELMREALLPAEFAVAEPTGAWETGKGLAVVSAWLIGAVVAAVVLTRRDTVDR
- a CDS encoding ABC transporter ATP-binding protein, with the translated sequence MSTDHAIEIRALTKSYGDKEVLRGLDLTVATGTVLALLGPNGAGKTTTVEILQGLRRRASGTLRVLGEDPERATRDWRARIGVVSQSATDLGDLSVREAVTHVARFHSSPADVAQTIERVGLADDARTRAARLSGGRRRRLDVALAIVGRPELLFLDEPTTGFDPEARRSFWGLVEDLRDDGTTVLLTTHYLDEAAHLADDVAIVLGGHVVERGTPAELASSVGQLRTVTWMEDGVQHSERTATPTAVVRRLTERLAGPDGEVPGIEIHAPSLEDHYLELVARHAA
- a CDS encoding FtsX-like permease family protein, giving the protein MAAGDGMVRRPLRASQLLALRDLRRDRVFSIVIVLVSMLITALLATTVGGMLTNNDSQRALYDRAQSSDAYIRFTGSQELDDEVADLAATPGVDGVDTSVSIAVTASAHDEEATLNLTSVDDLEPGTSLDSDALVSDRDVILPNSAASALGLSTGDEFTVDSGVEELTLRLVGTFDDPVFGSPMMGYKRAVLNSDAFDALLADTQASSGQLALVTLVTFTVEDGADQPSAEDVLGDLDWVGDAEFAYDSSFIMRTYAIIPGIVSAVLLVTAVALGLILVFVLRHVSSVLLRREWRNSGVLKVLGMSTGQIRMRLGTRLVALSTLGALLVAMISVWTIPALGRVYLATNGLSSMPVLVPWPLLGSVAVVVGLVCVTAVFSTRVLTRLNPRAALDSQMRVEGRRWPGPSLGSLVAAPTRIALTLKDVLRAPGRYLSLGVTALVFSFLMGALVPLGSAFATRDRVIELLGLDAYDVTATVVTQTDRPGEVFDAALSSAVADVGLDNPTYVAAHRAANVRIGGRTVVATVSDDFPASLRIAEGRLPANDREILLASGLASSIDAAFGDEVEIDTGRNGATSYEVVGLYDTVNQAGLTMWLGEDAFQRLVPSEPSPYYYVAFESPPDETQVAELVDSLNEQPGISATAGRAQVSSVVSMVQLALRGVVALVTTIGVLLASVVTLLLAMSAIAADRRTYAIMAALGYGRGQLRTTTASGFALTATVAALLGGLLARVAAEPLLVVLLSGVGLSAIDLPAKAVGTVLVAVGCGALSGASAWLAARTLPRVTPGELSSE
- a CDS encoding ABC transporter ATP-binding protein, whose amino-acid sequence is MGAVIEASSVVKRYGSREATVLDGVDLVVERGEFVTIMGSSGAGKSTFLYCLSGVDQPTSGRVVLDGTRIDGLGERSLTAVRRRVGFVFQQINLLPHLSLRENVALPGLNSRRVSDRRRALRRADELLAKVGLADAMGRPPSQASGGEQQRAAIARALLTDPVVLFADEPTGALHSSAGRTVLDLLEQANAEGQTTVMVTHDPRAAARGDRVIYLRDGRIVAQLDAGARDVPLADREAKVARWLQEMGW
- a CDS encoding 4'-phosphopantetheinyl transferase family protein, with translation MGADTTPRLLSAIVLEPVVVVETRTELSVCLHPEERDYIARAVDKRRAEFTTVRGCASWALRALGHERPVQVPGRHGEPVWPRGVVGSMTHCAGYRAAAVAPAEALDAIGIDAEPNAPLPDGVERQVASPEESRRCARLFAQHPQVCFDRLLFSIKESVYKAWFPLEGVWLGFEEAEVVIDPDGTFVVSLEAGGAGGSRYGGVWACSGETLVSALAVPRGRWRDPQNPDERR
- the dtd gene encoding D-aminoacyl-tRNA deacylase, producing the protein MRAVLQRVRRAAVRVEGADGPVVVGEITRPGLLALVGATHDDGPAEVATITRKIAELRLFEPGEDAEAGGSGRGSERSVTDLGAPVLVVSQFTLYADVRKGRRPSWNAAAPGPVAEPLVEAVAAGLRERGLEVATGSFGAHMMIDMEADGPVTILLEA
- a CDS encoding DUF2516 family protein, which gives rise to METIAVYVVLAVQWIGTAMHVIAIVLGLWAFIDAFLRPAEHFVAAGKRTKGFWLAVTGGAAAVIVLMGAASMFGLLAVVASCVYLADVRPALKMFKPVTVRSRIRKPGRGGPGTGWH
- the ygfZ gene encoding CAF17-like 4Fe-4S cluster assembly/insertion protein YgfZ → MKRSPLHARPGAVDNPPDDPDALVPAHFGDPLREQVLLESGRAVSALARDVVEVTGPDRLSWMTTLSSQVLTSLAPDDGGAETLLLDSRGRITHALAALDDGERLLLVTEAGRGPGLAEFLDSMRFMLRVEVRSREDVAVLGAMGPGVAGVEEAARQVQVGASHALLGTWRDPWPGVVEGGTSYDVGLTRPHPGSSYDAGWVLVPAAVVTEVVEAFGTGTQVSARAEAAGSLAWEALRVEAGRPRWAREVDERAIPHELDWLRTAVHLTKGCYPGQETVARTLNLGRPPRRLTVLQLDGLTGRTPVPGAAVRMGEAVVGAVTSAVRHHDYGPLALALLRRAVPPEEALTVEVVDVDDGPQAGGPGGAAGLGGFAGPGGVASLGGPGGAAGLGAVLAGSTGEPSADRVDAVQELLVSPEGRAQASPAQRPGAGLRPGLLR
- a CDS encoding winged helix-turn-helix domain-containing protein, with product MHIIMFTHETDVATALPSACFLDSHVECLTPTPSSYAAIDRADVVMVDARGDLMRARALCQLLSGPMDCGPILVVLEEGGAAVVQPDWGAADFVMSGASPAELAARLRLLRTRTTVLEPVNDDRIEVGELVIDTTAYTARIRGTLIDLTYKEFELLKYLALNPGRVLTRDALLDEVWGENYIGGSRTVDVHIRRLRAKLGTEHDYLIGTVRNVGYRLEAPTEP